The following are encoded together in the Drosophila takahashii strain IR98-3 E-12201 chromosome X, DtakHiC1v2, whole genome shotgun sequence genome:
- the wuho gene encoding tRNA (guanine-N(7)-)-methyltransferase non-catalytic subunit wuho codes for MCVREAATILFAEPELVLGHGRRVLFVNPDDLQIFKEIELPPDLGLKSDSARESSAAAAAGPSSGGKEQQLAKEAGGSGSGSIPGNSTALVQNVAYSPDGQLLAVTTSGGQKALLLYKMRPENARLLSARPLARAASALRFCSDSSSVLVTDKTGDCYQYDCVEAEATPRLLLGHLSVVYDILWSEDQQHIITCDRDDKIRVTNYPATFDIHSYCLGHREFVSGLALLSDRHIVSSSGDKTLRVWNFILGKELLQHELPAPAVRLQVRQLEPEKVYQAAVLFYDHVDALGLYRLERSSSEDEDKWSVTASQLVRAEAGSWSISNFTLTADRIYVTGAEDQRLSLRVYDIATGQPVTSGVPEGWLQMVLEGLGANEAPFVPEDLSVWFKKRFDNVSDYLERKKRRIEEQQQQKCG; via the coding sequence ATGTGCGTCAGGGAAGCGGCCACTATTCTGTTCGCGGAACCCGAACTGGTGCTCGGCCATGGCCGCAGGGTGCTGTTCGTGAACCCCGACGACCTGCAGATATTCAAGGAGATCGAGCTGCCGCCCGACCTTGGCCTGAAGAGCGATTCTGCCCGGGAATCctctgcagctgcagcagcgggCCCTTCTTCGGGCGGCAAGGAGCAACAGCTGGCCAAGGAGGCGGGAGGATCCGGATCCGGATCCATACCGGGCAACTCCACCGCTCTGGTGCAGAATGTGGCCTACTCCCCGGACGGACAGCTGCTCGCCGTGACCACCAGTGGGGGCCAGAAGGCTTTGCTGCTCTATAAAATGCGCCCGGAGAACGCCCGCCTGCTCTCCGCCCGCCCACTGGCACGGGCGGCCAGCGCGCTGCGCTTCTGCAGCGACAGCAGCTCCGTTTTGGTCACCGACAAGACGGGCGACTGCTATCAGTACGACTGCGTCGAGGCGGAGGCCACTCCGCGCCTGCTGCTCGGCCACCTGAGCGTGGTGTACGACATTCTGTGGTCCGAGGACCAGCAGCACATCATCACCTGCGACCGGGACGACAAGATACGCGTGACCAACTATCCCGCCACCTTCGACATCCACAGCTATTGCCTCGGCCACCGGGAGTTTGTCTCTGGTCTAGCGCTGCTCTCGGATCGGCACATTGTCTCTTCGTCGGGCGACAAGACGCTGCGCGTGTGGAACTTCATCCTGGGCAAGGAGCTGCTGCAGCACGAGCTTCCCGCACCGGCGGTACGTCTCCAGGTGCGACAATTGGAGCCGGAGAAGGTTTACCAGGCGGCCGTGCTCTTCTACGACCATGTGGATGCCTTGGGGCTGTATCGTTTGGAGCGCAGCTCCTCCGAGGACGAGGACAAGTGGAGCGTGACGGCCAGCCAGTTGGTGCGCGCAGAGGCGGGCTCGTGGAGCATAAGCAACTTTACTTTAACCGCCGATCGGATCTATGTCACGGGAGCCGAGGATCAGCGATTGAGCCTGCGGGTCTACGACATCGCCACGGGTCAGCCGGTCACCAGTGGAGTGCCCGAGGGCTGGCTACAGATGGTGCTGGAGGGGCTGGGCGCCAACGAGGCGCCTTTCGTGCCCGAGGATCTGTCCGTTTGGTTCAAGAAGCGCTTCGACAACGTCAGCGACTATTTGGAGCGCAAGAAGCGGCGCatcgaggagcagcagcagcagaagtgcGGCTAA
- the Rpt4 gene encoding 26S proteasome regulatory subunit 10B, with translation MTVTATPLPDNLRVKAFSDYRKKLLEHKEIEGRLKEKREEIKELTKLYDKSENDLKALQSVGQIVGEVLKQLTEDKFIVKATNGPRYVVGCRRQLDKAKLKSGTRVALDMTTLTIMRYLPREVDPLVYNMSHEDPGDVTYSAIGGLTEQIRELREVIELPLLNPELFLRVGITPPKGCLLYGPPGTGKTLLARAVASQLDANFLKVVSSAIVDKYIGESARLIREMFNYARDHQPCIIFMDEIDAIGGRRFSEGTSADREIQRTLMELLNQMDGFDSLGQVKMIMATNRPDTLDPALLRPGRLDRKIEIPLPNEQARLEILKIHALKIAKHGEIDYEAIVKLSDNFNGADLRNVCTEAGLFAIRAEREYVIQEDFMKAVRKVSDNKKLESKLDYKPV, from the exons ATGACCGTGACCGCCACGCCGCTGCCCGACAATCTGCGGGTGAAAGCCTTCTCCGACTACCGAAAGAAGCTGCTGGAGCACAAGGAGATCGAGGGACGCCTCAAAGAAA AGCGCGAGGAGATCAAGGAGCTGACCAAGCTGTACGACAAGTCGGAGAACGACCTAAAGGCCCTGCAGAGCGTGGGACAGATTGTGGGCGAGGTGCTGAAGCAGCTGACCGAGGATAAAT TCATTGTGAAGGCCACCAATGGACCGCGCTACGTGGTCGGTTGCCGCCGGCAGCTGGACAAAGCGAAGCTCAAGTCGGGCACCCGTGTGGCCCTCGACATGACCACTTTGACCATCATGCGCTACCTGCCGCGCGAAGTGGATCCCCTGGTGTACAACATGTCGCACGAGGATCCCGGCGATGTGACCTACTCGGCCATCGGCGGCCTCACCGAGCAGATTCGCGAGCTGCGCGAGGTCATTGAGCTGCCTTTGCTCAATCCGGAGCTCTTCCTGCGCGTCGGCATCACGCCGCCCAAGGGCTGCCTGCTCTACGGACCGCCGGGCACGGGCAAAACGCTCCTCGCCCGCGCTGTTGCCTCCCAGCTGGACGCCAACTTCCTGAAGGTCGTCTCCTCGGCCATCGTGGACAAGTATATCGGCGAGAGTGCCCGCCTGATTCGCGAGATGTTCAACTATGCCCGCGATCACCAGCCCTGCATCATTTTTATGGACGAGATCGACGCCATTGGCGGGCGGCGCTTCTCCGAGGGCACCTCCGCCGATCGCGAGATCCAGCGCACGCTGATGGAGCTGCTCAACCAGATGGACGGCTTCGATTCGCTCGGCCAGGTGAAGATGATCATGGCCACCAATCGGCCGGACACCCTGGATCCGGCACTCCTGCGTCCGGGTCGCCTGGACAGGAAGATCGAGATTCCGCTGCCCAACGAGCAGGCGAG GCTGGAAATCCTCAAGATCCACGCTCTGAAGATCGCCAAGCATGGAGAGATTGACTATGAGGCCATTGTCAAGCTGTCGGACAACTTCAATGGCGCCGATCTGCGTAATGTGTGCACGGAGGCGGGTCTCTTTGCCATTCG TGCCGAGCGGGAGTACGTCATCCAGGAGGACTTCATGAAGGCGGTGCGCAAGGTGTCGGACAACAAGAAGCTGGAGAGCAAGCTGGACTACAAGCCCGTCTAA
- the mldr gene encoding mitochondrial ribonuclease P catalytic subunit, whose amino-acid sequence MYNLRLLRQILPSAGHAHPAHLRPRWLASQHKRRPQPGSLPPDRLEQLRSDLLERRQELSGEEWTEVRQSLVDTYKHINGRNVDAVILGVCSGPQQLPLAKNYVEFLRSSGSRPNAATLGRLLRVYNAAYHARPLSREEQAEILLICRDLQAEHETLDATSCEHIIHGLVAMDSSDWRRALPLLEMMKVTTSAPSVAAYSALAEKAFSVEQQEQEDLELAWRLLEEMALARKLPKCEVYLALLSRLDRLPAQLKLLLEFLERHEILVSQRVAERFKELAQQVPHLLEARATSLGPLGRCQACQQHLQPVAIGDEQFRALRDCFLERVLIRRDVFQRSTPAEVARFKQYVERTAPYDCVIDGLNVAYSTGTKKSPQQLAKLVATVVRHFRDRDKRVLVLGREHMRQWSKQAMHYVQSNASLFLTSNLSHDDPFLLYATLRSGQETDFFSRDLMRSHAFHLGPELKPIFRRWQQEHQFSLVTQTQTGRIIVKEPIRHRLSAHQVGGTWHVPYCEAYTQHPTDSFEVPANWLCLRLKENTLRDKQ is encoded by the exons ATGTATAATCTCCGTTTGCTGCGGCAAATCCTGCCCAGCGCCGGTCACGCCCACCCCGCCCACCTCCGCCCCCGGTGGCTGGCCAGCCAGCACAAGCGGCGCCCCCAGCCGGGCAGCCTGCCGCCCGATCGGCTGGAGCAGCTGCGCAGCGATCTTCTCGAGCGGCGCCAGGAGCTCAGCGGCGAGGAGTGGACGGAGGTGCGCCAGTCGCTGGTGGACACGTACAAGCACATCAACGGGCGCAACGTGGACGCCGTCATCCTGGGCGTCTGCAGTGGTCCCCAGCAGCTGCCGCTGGCCAAGAACTATGTGGAGTTCCTGAGGAGCAGCGGTTCCCGGCCGAATGCAGCCACCCTGGGTCGCCTGCTGAGGGTCTACAATGCGGCCTACCACGCGCGACCCCTCAGCCGGGAGGAGCAGGCCGAGATCCTGCTGATCTGTCGGGATCTGCAGGCGGAGCACGAAACTCTGGACGCCACCAGCTGCGAGCACATCATCCACGGCCTGGTGGCCATGGATAGCAGCGATTGGCGGAGGGCACTGCCCCTGCTCGAGATGATGAAGGTCACCACCAGTGCGCCCAGCGTTGCCGCCTACTCGGCGCTGGCGGAGAAGGCCTTCAGtgtggagcagcaggagcaggaggatcTGGAGCTGGCCTGGCGCCTGCTGGAGGAGATGGCCCTGGCCCGCAAGCTGCCCAAGTGCGAGGTCTACCTGGCACTCCTCAGCCGCCTGGATAGGCTACCTGCCCAGCTCAAGCTTCTCCTCGAATTCCTCGAGCGCCACGAGATCCTGGTGAGCCAGCGGGTGGCGGAGCGCTTCAAGGAGCTGGCCCAGCAGGTGCCGCATCTCCTCGAGGCCAGGGCCACCAGCCTGGGGCCGCTGGGCAGGTGCCAGGCATGCCAGCAGCACCTCCAGCCGGTGGCCATCGGCGATGAGCAGTTCCGGGCACTAAGAGATTGCTTCCTGGAGCGCGTGCTCATCCGGCGCGACGTCTTCCAGCGATCCACGCCCGCCGAGGTGGCCAGGTTCAAGCAGTACGTGGAGCGGACGGCGCCCTACGACTGTGTGATCGATGGCCTCAACGTGGCCTACTCCACGGGCACCAAGAAGTCGCCGCAGCAGCTAGCCAAGCTGGTGGCCACCGTGGTGCGGCACTTCCGGGATCGGGACAAGCGCGTCCTGGTCCTGGGACGCGAGCACATGCGCCAGTGGTCCAAGCAGGCCATGCACTACGTCCAGAGCAACGCCAGCCTCTTCCTCACCAGCAATCT ATCGCACGACGATCCCTTCCTGCTCTACGCCACCCTTCGCAGCGGCCAGGAGACGGATTTCTTCTCCCGCGACCTCATGCGCAGCCATGCCTTCCATTTGGGACCCGAGCTGAAGCCCATCTTCCGCCGCTGGCAGCAGGAGCACCAGTTCTCGCTGGTCACCCAAACGCAGACGGGCCGGATAATCGTGAAGGAGCCCATCCGCCACCGGCTGAGTGCCCACCAGGTGGGAGGCACCTGGCATGTGCCCTACTGCGAAGCGTACACCCAGCATCCCACGGACAGCTTCGAGGTGCCCGCCAACTGGCTGTGCCTCCGGCTGAAGGAAAACACTCTTAGGGATAAGCAATGA
- the LOC108067832 gene encoding uncharacterized protein: MASSNVSDWDEPLPTSTDSLPAEEDPDVCAEENVRRRQAENLARLQSYVRRMAYQPAMPPKAKPYDVALSKPKLHTLIDNYEQFKDVYDPGLRARRMKRMLGKYNAITTEQLEEILKSNKTKERKKENLLKRKQELYYSMLTKLERQCRTQYLNVLIRKFAKFIAHLATTMRIPPQLVDPYARMQRGIFCNILLAIGVQPASQSAIYYTSQDAIEYDVCHRLAHALLSLIIKALDSAATRDPNELARPADMDFEMDNHIKRRLMCAAEKKLLYERRRKMKPSQAQAIGAFEKCTRYDCD, from the exons ATGGCCAGCTCCAATGTGTCCGACTGGGATGAGCCGCTGCCGACGTCGACGGACTCGCTGCCCGCGGAGGAGGACCCGGATGTGTGCGCCGAGGAGAACGTGAGGCGGCGGCAGGCGGAGAACCTGGCCAGGCTGCAGTCCTACGTGCGCCGCATGGCCTACCAGCCGGCCATGCCGCCCAAGGCGAAGCCCTACGACGTGGCCCTGTCCAAGCCGAAGCTGCACACGCTGATCGACAACTACGAGCAGTTCAAGGACGTCTACGACCCCGGGCTGCGGGCCAGGCGGATGAAGCGGATGCTGGGCAAGTACAATGCCATCACCACGGA ACAGCTGGAGGAGATCCTCAAGAGCAACAAGACCAAGGAGCGCAAGAAGGAGAACTTGCTGAAGCGCAAGCAGGAGCTGTACTACAGCATGCTGACCAAGCTGGAGCGGCAGTGCCGCACCCAGTACCTGAACGTGCTCATCAGGAAGTTCGCCAAGTTCATCGCCCACCTGGCCACCACGATGCGCATTCCGCCGCAGCTGGTCGATCCGTATGCCCGCATGCAGCGTGGCATCTTCTGCAACATCCTGCTGGCCATCGGCGTGCAGCCCGCCTCGCAGTCGGCCATCTACTACACCAGCCAGGATGCCATCGAGTACGATGTGTGCCATCGCCTGGCCCACGCTTTGCTCAGCCTGATCATCAAGGCCCTGGACTCGGCGGCCACCAGGGATCCCAATGAGCTGGCTAGACCGGCGGACATGGACTTCGAGATGGACAACCACATCAAGCGGCGGCTCATGTGCGCCGCCGAGAAGAAGCTGCTGTACGAGCGCAGGCGCAAGATGAAGCCTTCGCAGGCGCAGGCCATTGGAGCCTTCGAGAAGTGCACCCGCTACGATTGCGATTAG
- the LOC108067842 gene encoding zinc finger and BTB domain-containing protein 45, with protein sequence MFSIFGKRKPAETPTEDQPIQGPAEGPRPGTSGDDFVFIERKPGPDAPPPSALPFASPGPMYPPMPPAGYLPYPPMPGARGSPAKLPGAQVPGPVNYLQDIPFELAPELATKDRYASTQMQVDSILALLTRQMSVDELAEEYTFALERSVQNECY encoded by the coding sequence ATGTTCTCGATCTTTGGGAAGCGCAAGCCCGCCGAGACGCCGACGGAGGATCAGCCCATCCAGGGTCCGGCGGAGGGGCCGCGGCCAGGGACCAGTGGCGATGACTTCGTCTTCATAGAGCGGAAGCCCGGACCGGATGCTCCGCCGCCATCCGCCCTGCCCTTCGCCTCCCCGGGCCCCATGTACCCGCCCATGCCGCCGGCGGGCTACCTGCCCTACCCGCCCATGCCGGGCGCCAGGGGATCGCCGGCGAAGCTGCCCGGCGCCCAGGTACCCGGACCCGTCAACTACTTGCAGGACATTCCCTTCGAGCTGGCGCCCGAATTGGCCACCAAGGACCGCTATGCCAGCACCCAGATGCAGGTGGACAGCATCCTGGCGCTGCTCACGCGCCAAATGTCCGTCGACGAGCTGGCCGAGGAGTACACCTTCGCCCTGGAGAGATCCGTGCAGAACGAGTGCTACTAG
- the LOC108067803 gene encoding PHD finger protein 12, whose product MSKVDQDPNASLSIMEQIKQLIRPPPNEDEKLVQRSTNTKHPYYRRPGRGHNHDYCDACEEGGNLLCCDRCPSSFHLQCHDPPLSEEDIPSGQWLCHSCRMAKVSQPPASSSSKASSVERVDRVPSAGSGSRGNTPSSSGDLESIPLKIRNLRKRSNSERNSTEKLLAKMPLAIQRALDPNKKPTPLDDVIRAASMLNPQQFSLPPELELHTQFPGNGKVQPVQQSQPSSGGGGTGNGGGIRKCAGNQRRNSKPFELDAQGLVPLPAKTCFYCTRSCKRAPLISCDYCPLYYHQDCLDPPLTALPAGLWMCPNHAENFIDANMTSSISATERVRLWNRFHQPLDHENVKLEFFRRVNTRHPPFRTRIALRPRAHIEVPATVRHHYEHPPALLPSMRQTLRYDRVKRRKNLPTAVEEISRESVTESLLKDLEALRSARAKFREIQREYGSLETAVEGDSDSDECESLKVRESDQVNGQLETETEEQQPSVVKVESKATLELEMSFEEDEEDGGKAGIIDADLFHLDVDIIKKLAHQRLQQLVAEHPEIVRQYKNRTAARRLRQLAAAPTTQSTALQDHLSPEDMSRFSLLFTSETSSILAQKNGNAADEDPAMALHPALATAAAIAAADAAAESYVPRTRSDTEKAYELASRLELKLLQCKVQARAVITPLGDLLEDSRWFSSLSLDHSIFMRYRSLYIGYGGHYSPSTTLSQMETVDLSAIGYCCRISPQHAIVFYDEFSKSYELINYSEFGTEVNGQLYACDLADRMPTHAGKRMRPDDAELKRRVDDLLDKRRHIQRQFEQKRPGKERLAPIVKPACRCTNGAPVPMVAGAWEGSAVLAHGSLLRFGCLSFVFSVPSADRRS is encoded by the exons ATGTCTAAAGTGGACCAGGACCCGAACGCCTCGCTGAGCATCATGGAG CAAATCAAGCAGCTCATCCGCCCGCCGCCCAACGAGGACGAGAAGCTGGTCCAGCGGAGCACCAACACGAAGCATCCGTACTACAGGCGGCCGGGCAGAGGCCACAATCACGACTACTGCGACGCCTGCGAGGAGGGGGGCAATCTGCTGTGCTGCGACCGCTGCCCCTCCAGCTTCCACCTGCAGTGCCA TGATCCCCCCCTGAGCGAGGAGGACATCCCCAGTGGCCAGTGGCTGTGCCACAGCTGCCGCATGGCCAAGGTCTCCCAGCCGccggcctcctcctcctccaaggCGAGCTCCGTGGAGCGCGTGGATCGGGTTCCCTCTGCGGGCAGCGGTTCCCGCGGCAATACGCCCTCCTCCTCCGGCGATCTGGAGTCCATACCGCTGAAGATCCGCAACTTGCGCAAGCGCAGCAACAGCGAGCGCAACAGCACCGAGAAGCTGCTGGCCAAGATGCCGCTGGCCATACAGCGTGCCCTGGATCCGAACAAGAAGCCCACGCCGCTGGACGATGTCATTAGGGCGGCCAGCATGCTCAATCCGCAGCAGTTCTCGCTGCCGCCGGAGCTGGAGCTGCACACCCAGTTCCCGGGCAATGGCAAGGTGCAGCCCGTCCAGCAGTCGCAGCCGTCAAGTGGCGGGGGAGGCACTGGAAATGGCGGTGGAATTCGCAAATGCGCTGGCAATCAGCGACGCAACTCGAAGCCCTTCGAACTGGACGCCCAGGGACTGGTGCCGCTGCCCGCCAAGACCTGTTTCTACTGCACGCGCAGCTGCAAGCGGGCGCCGCTCATCTCGTGCGACTACTGCCCGCTGTACTACCACCAGGACTGCCTGGATCCGCCGCTAACAGCGCTGCCGGCGGGCCTCTGGATGTGCCCCAATCATGCCGAGAACTTTATA GACGCCAACATGACCAGCAGCATTTCGGCCACGGAGCGCGTGCGCCTGTGGAACCGCTTCCACCAGCCGCTGGACCACGAGAACGTCAAGCTGGAGTTCTTCCGGCGGGTCAACACCCGCCATCCGCCCTTCCGCACCAGGATTGCCCTGCGTCCGCGTGCCCACATCGAGGTGCCGGCCACGGTGCGCCACCACTACGAGCATCCGCCCGCTCTGCTGCCCTCGATGCGCCAGACGCTGCGCTACGATCGCGTGAAGCGGCGCAAGAATCTGCCCACCGCCGTGGAGGAGATATCCCGCGAGTCGGTCACCGAATCGCTGCTCAAGGATCTCGAGGCTCTGCGCTCGGCCCGCGCCAAGTTCCGCGAGATCCAGCGGGAGTACGGCAGCCTGGAGACGGCCGTCGAGGGCGACAGCGATAGCGATGAGTGCGAGAGTCTGAAGGTCCGCGAAAGCGACCAGGTGAATGGCCAGttggaaacggaaacggaggagcagcagccgtCGGTGGTGAAGGTGGAATCCAAGGCCACTTTGGAGCTAGAGATGAGCttcgaggaggacgaggaggacggCGGCAAGGCGGGCATCATCGATGCGGACCTCTTTCACCTCGATGTGGACATAATCAAGAAGCTGGCGCACCAGCGACTGCAGCAGCTGGTCGCCGAGCATCCGGAGATAGTGAGGCAGTACAAGAATCGCACGGCTGCCCGGCGATTGCGTCAGTTGGCTGCTGCTCCAACTACCCAATCAACTGCCCTGCAGGATCATCTTTCGCCGGAGGACATGAGCCGCTTCTCGCTGCTCTTCACCAGCGAAACGTCCTCGATATTGGCGCAAAAGAACGGCAATGCCGCCGACGAGGATCCCGCCATGGCCCTGCATCCCGCTTTGGCCACCGCGGCGGCCATTGCAGCCGCAGATGCAGCTGCCGAAAGCTATGTGCCGCGCACGCGCAGCGATACGGAGAAGGCCTACGAGCTGGCCTCGCGCCTGGAGCTCAAGCTGCTCCAGTGCAAAGTGCAGGCAAGGGCTGTCATCACCCCGCTGGGCGATTTGCTCGAGGACAGCCGTTGGTTTAGTTCCCTAAGCCTCGACCATTCGATCTTCATGCGCTACCGCTCGCTGTACATCGGCTACGGCGGCCACTACTCCCCGTCGACGACGCTGAGTCAAATGGAGACTGTGGACCTCTCGGCCATCGGCTACTGCTGCCGCATCTCGCCGCAGCACGCCATCGTCTTCTACGACGAGTTCTCCAAGTCCTACGAGCTGATCAACTACTCGGAGTTCGGCACCGAGGTGAACGGGCAGCTCTACGCCTGCGACCTGGCCGACAGGATGCCCACGCACGCGGGCAAAAGGATGCGGCCCGACGACGCCGAGCTGAAGAGGCGCGTCGACGATCTGCTGGACAAAAGGCGGCACATCCAGCGGCAGTTCGAGCAGAAGCGGCCGGGCAAGGAGCg ACTGGCTCCCATTGTGAAGCCCGCCTGCCGCTGCACGAACGGCGCACCCGTGCCCATGGTGGCCGGCGCCTGGGAGGGATCGGCGGTGCTGGCCCACGGCAGCCTGCTGCGCTTCGGCTGCCTGTCGTTTGTGTTCTCGGTGCCGTCGGCGGATCGGCGATCGTAG